The genomic stretch AAATCAGCAGAGCCTAATTCGTTTCATTGACGCTAAACTGTAGCAAAATAATAAAAATAAAACAACAAAAGTTGATTTAAAACCTTATAAATTAGAATTAACTAAGTGTGAATTATCTTCGTGGACTTGAACATCATTCTCTCTTTTTTTGCTTTTATTTACATAATTTCTTAATAATACTCCATAAAATTTTATGGATTTGTTCAATACTTAAATTCGCGTTTATTTTTTTCCAACCGTATTTTTTTCCAAACTTTAAATGCGCTAAACGAACTTTTTTAGTTAAATTTTCGTCAGTCTCGTGTTTGTGATTTTTTTCAACAGCTTCATTAAATCTCTCCCCATCAAACAATATTGATGAATCCTCTTTTAAAAGACGCGAATTTATTTTTTCTAAAAATTTTTGGTCTACACCAGCGCCAACGCCCCAAGCAAGACCTGTGCCAATATAATCTTCCGCGATTATATTGATGCCTTGTTTTAATTTTTGTTTTAAAATCGGTTCAAATTGAGTTCTATTTAAAACATAAATAATTTGAGCTTCTTTTGGGCTAATATCATAACTGTTTTTCTGCCGTAAAAAATTATTTAAAATTTTTCCTGACGACTCTAAATCATATATCGGATATTTCAAATATTCCGCTTTTATATTTTCTTTATTTAATTTTTCAACCAATAATTTTGCCTGAGTTGTTTTGCCTAAATTATTTATGCCGTATAAAACAATAAATTTTCCTTGTTTTTTCATAATAATTATCGGTTATCGCCTTCTCCATGTAATTTATTTCTTGTTTTTCTTAATTTTAATTTTCTAATATTACAATCAGCGATTTTATTTAAAGACAATTTTAATTCTGTGGCTAATTGCGCGACATACCATAAAACATCGCCTAATTCTTTTTGAATTTCTTTTTTTGTTTGTTCGTCAATTTTTCCATTTTTATCTCTAATCACTTTTTTAATTTTTTCAGCAACCTCGCCCGCTTCTCCAGTTAGTCCTAAAACAGGATAAATAAAATTTTTACCTTGGTTAGGATAAATAGCTGTTGAACGGGATTTTTTTTGATATTGATTAAAATCCATATTATATTATTTTTTCAATCAATTTATATAATTCTTCAAAACTATTATTATTATCCATCCTAATGTCAGCTCGTTCTCCAACTTTGCCAATTTCAATTTCAGATTCTTGTCTATTTTCTTTTTTAAAATCATCAAATGTTTTTGTTTTATCTCCAGAATTTTCAGATCTTTTTATAACGCGTTTATACCTTTTTTCAATATCAGCAATTATATAAACAAGTTTAAATCCTTTAATTTTTTTTAAATATTTAATATCAGCAAATCGCCTGACACCGTCAACAATAATAATTTTATGTTGATCATTCTTTACATCTTTCGCGATTACTTTTGCTAAAATATCCTGTTCAAAATTTTCTCTTAATATTGTAGAAAGCTTTTGCATATTCTCTCTATTAATTTCTTTATGCAATCTGTCTAAAATATCTCTTAAAATAGTGGAAAAACGATGATAACCCACATCGTATTTTTGAGATAAATAATTATATATTGTTCCTTTTCCGCTTGCAATTTCGCCAATAAGTCCTATAATTATTTTTTTATTTGCCATAAATATTTTAATTATTTTTTTCTTTAATATCTTGCAAACCTCTTCTTATATCCCAATTATCAAGATCCATATCAGAATGCAAAATTAAATTTGGAAATTCTTTTTTAATGGCTTGATGCATTTTATGAGCAATTTTTCTAAGAGTGGGGTGAACTAATTTTCCAGAACGCAATTCTATTGTATAAATTGTCGCTGGTAAACCATAAGAAACTTTGCAAGCGACATTAAATCCCATAGCTATATAATATTGTTTTATTTCCAAAGAGGCGTCTAAATTATCTATATTTTTTATTTGCGCGCTTATTAATTTTTGAGCTTTCTTTTTTAAATTTTCTGGCAATTGTTCTAAATACCACTGATTAAATCCTATTTTTGTTGTTAATAATGGCATTCTGCAAATTCCGTTTCTGTGCCTTTGGATATCTCGAAAAGATCCAAAATCAAGAAAAAAATTAAAAGTAATATTTCCAAGCTCTGCTAAAAAAACAGGAAGATTTGTTTTTATTGGTCTTGTTTTTATAATGTCTTCATATTGATTAAGTTCTGTTATAGATATATTTGTTTTATAAAAAAAATCGTTTTCAATATTTTGAGGATTATAATAATTATATTTAGCTACAATTTTTTCTCTATATTTTTCTTGGCTTTCATAAAATTTATGGCTAAAACTATGAGAATATTTTTCTTTTAATTTAAAAAGAGCTATTTCAGTTATTTTTCTTACTTCTACTAATGGATGATGTTTTAATAATGATAATTTATCCCAAGCTTGTCTTAAATTTGTATGCCAACTCAATTGCGTTGTTATTCCAGCTGGCAAAAATCCTCTCATAATATCAAAACTTCTCGCGTCAATGGCTTTTAAATAAACTGATTCATCTTCGTCTTTTTTGCGCGGATATTTTTTAATCAAATGTCTCTTAAGTTCTTCTTGATTATTAATATAAAATTCCATCCATTTGTCTAAAATTTCTTTTGATTTTTCTGTTTTTAAAGGATTAACAATCGGTTGAGCTGACATATCAATATATCTTGTGCTTGTTTCTTGTCCCGCGTATAATTGCCAATCTTGAATTGCTTTATCAGCCAGCATACTCACGCCTTCAATAAAAATTGTCGCACTTCCGCAATCAGCAATACTTGAATGTCCATAACCTACATAAAATTTTTCCATAAATTTACCGGATCCAGATTCTTTTACTTTTCGAACATGATCTTCAACGCTTTTTGGACTGCGGGAATAAAGTGCTTGCATCATTGCTATATCTTCTGGGGAAAATTCGTCATAAATAAATATTTTTGCCATAATCTTAAAATTAAAATTAATCATTTTCCATTTTTATCTGGTTTCATATTATCATAAGTAGTCATTTTATCGCTTAAAAGTTCATATTTTACTTTTGCTTCCACAAAAATTTCTTTACTTCTGTTTCCAGCATGATAATCTTGCGCGCATACAACTCTTTTAATTCCCGTATTAATAATCATTTTAGCGCATGTATAACAAGGTGTCATTTTACAATATAAAGTGGAGCCATTTAAAGCAATACCAAATCTGGCTGCTTGGCAAATCGCGTTTTGTTCCGCATGGGTTGTTCTTATACAATGCATTGATTCCTGTCCATCCTTGTGTTTTACAGTATGCATTTCATGTCCGACTTCATCGCAATGAGAAATTCCTGTGGGAGATCCAACATAACCTGTAGAAATAATTCTTTTGTCTAAAGTTATTACACATCCAGCCTTGCCCCTATCGCATGTTCCGCGAGCCCCGACCATTTCTACAATTTGCATAAAATATTCGTCCCAACTAAGGCGAATATGGTTTTGATTTTTGTTCATAAAAAAAAATAAAATAAAAATTTGATTAAACTTGCTTTATATTACCAAACAAAAATAAAAAAGGCAAACAAGGACGCGCTATAACATTTTAACATATAAACACTTTAACATTTAAACAATAAAATATTAAAAAATTTACAAAATATCAAGGCAGACACTTGGCGCAGTAAGATCTGAACAGTTTTGTGCTTAAATACCTGTCGCCTCTGTCAGGCAATACAGTAACAATTATTCCTTTTTTCATTTTACTGGCGATTTTTAAAGCCCCGGAAACAGCGGCGCCACTGGAAATTCCAACAAATAAACCTTCTTTCCTGGCAAGCGCCCGCGCTGTTTTAAACGCTTCTTCATCTTCAACAATAATTTTTTCATCTAATTCTTCTCGCTTGTAAATTTTTGGAACAATTGACTCTTCCATATTTTTAAGCCCCTGGATTGAATGATTTTTTGCCGGCTCAATCCCGATAATTTTAATTTTTGGATTTTTCTTTTTTAAATATCTGCCAACTCCTATAATAGTCCCGCCAGTTCCAATACCAGCAGTAAATACATTAACTTGTTTGTTAGTTTGCGAAAAAATTTCAGGTCCTGTTGTTTCATAATGCGCTAAAACACAATTTTCATTTTTATATTGGTTTGGCATATAATATTTTTCAGGATTTTTTTTAACAATCTGAAG from Patescibacteria group bacterium encodes the following:
- a CDS encoding nucleoside triphosphate pyrophosphohydrolase family protein → MDFNQYQKKSRSTAIYPNQGKNFIYPVLGLTGEAGEVAEKIKKVIRDKNGKIDEQTKKEIQKELGDVLWYVAQLATELKLSLNKIADCNIRKLKLRKTRNKLHGEGDNR
- a CDS encoding AAA family ATPase, which gives rise to MANKKIIIGLIGEIASGKGTIYNYLSQKYDVGYHRFSTILRDILDRLHKEINRENMQKLSTILRENFEQDILAKVIAKDVKNDQHKIIIVDGVRRFADIKYLKKIKGFKLVYIIADIEKRYKRVIKRSENSGDKTKTFDDFKKENRQESEIEIGKVGERADIRMDNNNSFEELYKLIEKII
- a CDS encoding FAD-dependent thymidylate synthase, with translation MAKIFIYDEFSPEDIAMMQALYSRSPKSVEDHVRKVKESGSGKFMEKFYVGYGHSSIADCGSATIFIEGVSMLADKAIQDWQLYAGQETSTRYIDMSAQPIVNPLKTEKSKEILDKWMEFYINNQEELKRHLIKKYPRKKDEDESVYLKAIDARSFDIMRGFLPAGITTQLSWHTNLRQAWDKLSLLKHHPLVEVRKITEIALFKLKEKYSHSFSHKFYESQEKYREKIVAKYNYYNPQNIENDFFYKTNISITELNQYEDIIKTRPIKTNLPVFLAELGNITFNFFLDFGSFRDIQRHRNGICRMPLLTTKIGFNQWYLEQLPENLKKKAQKLISAQIKNIDNLDASLEIKQYYIAMGFNVACKVSYGLPATIYTIELRSGKLVHPTLRKIAHKMHQAIKKEFPNLILHSDMDLDNWDIRRGLQDIKEKNN
- a CDS encoding cytidine/deoxycytidylate deaminase family protein translates to MNKNQNHIRLSWDEYFMQIVEMVGARGTCDRGKAGCVITLDKRIISTGYVGSPTGISHCDEVGHEMHTVKHKDGQESMHCIRTTHAEQNAICQAARFGIALNGSTLYCKMTPCYTCAKMIINTGIKRVVCAQDYHAGNRSKEIFVEAKVKYELLSDKMTTYDNMKPDKNGK
- a CDS encoding cysteine synthase family protein produces the protein MEKGKYNLLNAIGNTPLIELININKNKNVKIFCKFEGANPSGSIKDRSAYYMIKKAEKTGELTKHKTIVEPTSGNTGIAIAMICAVKGYKVKLVMPECVSSERRRTLEAFGAEVILTKGKHQIDVSIKKALQIVKKNPEKYYMPNQYKNENCVLAHYETTGPEIFSQTNKQVNVFTAGIGTGGTIIGVGRYLKKKNPKIKIIGIEPAKNHSIQGLKNMEESIVPKIYKREELDEKIIVEDEEAFKTARALARKEGLFVGISSGAAVSGALKIASKMKKGIIVTVLPDRGDRYLSTKLFRSYCAKCLP